From a single Columba livia isolate bColLiv1 breed racing homer chromosome 19, bColLiv1.pat.W.v2, whole genome shotgun sequence genomic region:
- the GAPVD1 gene encoding GTPase-activating protein and VPS9 domain-containing protein 1 isoform X6, which yields MVKLDIHTLAHHLKQERLYVNSEKQLIQRLNADVLKTAEKLYRTAWISKQQRINLDRLIITSAEASPAECCQHAKILEDTQFVDGYKQLGFQETAYGEFLNRLRENPRLIASCLVAGEKLNQDNTQSVIHTVFTSIYGNCIMQEDESYLLQVLRYLIEFELKESDNPRRLLRRGTCAFSILFKLFSEGLFSAKLFLTATLHEPIMQLLVEDEDHLETDPNKLIERFSPVQQEKLFGEKGTEKFRQRVQEMVDSNEAKLVTLVNKFIGYLKQNTYCFPHSLRWIVSQMYKTLSCVDRLEVGEVRAMCTDLLLACFICPAIVNPEQYGIISDAPINEVARFNLMQVGRLLQQLAMTGSEEGDPRTKSSLAKFDKSCVAAFLDVVIDGRAVETPPMSPVNPLEGLSRTVVYVTHSQLTALVGFMRNVMSSDQLKEDRMALENLLANLPQNKPGKSSSLEMTPYNTPQLSPATTPANKKNRLPIATRSRSRSNIQMDQHGDHEGSSQEPVPAAQAEEVLVISLGTAPQVTPGMMSENEVLNMQLADGGQGDVPVDENKLHGKPDKTLRFSLCSDNLEGISEGPSNRSNSVSSLDLEGESVSELGAGPSGSNGVEALQLLEHEQATTQDNLDDKLRKFEIRDMMGLTDDRDISETVSETWSTDVLGSDFDPNIDEDRLQEIAGAAAENMLGSLLCLPGSGSVLLDPCTGSTISETTSEAWSVEVLPSDSEAPDLKQEERLQELESCSGLGSTSDDTDVREVSSRPSTPGLSVVSGISATSEDIPNKIEDLRSECSSDFGGKDSVTSPDMDETAHGASQLTSPPSQTDSLLALFDPLSSNEGVSAVVRPKVHYARPSHPPPDPPILEGAMGGNEARLPNFGSHTLIPTDLEAFKQRHSYPERLVRSRSSDIVSSVRRPMSDPGWNRRPGNEERELPMPSAGAAALAAASQSSSSSPSKDSSRGEIEDRKDSDDEKSDRNKPWWRKRFVSAMPKAPIPFRKKEKQEKDKDDMVPDRYPALQDDPSPRVSAQAQAAEDILDKYRNAIKRTSPSEGAIANYDSAEALGDGESMHDSPRDEALQNMSADDLPDSASQVAQPQSSAFSYRDAKKKLRLALCSADSVAFPMLTHSTRNGLPDHTDPEDNEIVCFLKVQLAEAINLQDKNLMAQLQETMRCVSRFDNRTCRKLLASIAEDYRKRAPYIAYLTRCRQGLQTTQAHLERLLQRVLRDKEVANRYFTTVCVRLLLESKEKKIREFIQDFQKLTAADDKTAQVEDFLQFLYGAMAQDAIWQNASEEQLQDAQLAIERSVMNRIFKLAFYPNQDGDILRDQVLHEHIQRLSKVVTANHKALQIPEVYLREAPWPSAQSEIRTISAYKTPRDKVQCILRMCSTIMNLLSLANEDSVPGADDFVPVLVFVLIKANPPCLLSTVQYISSFYANCLSGEESYWWMQFTAAVEFIKTIDDRK from the exons ATGGTGAAGCTGGACATCCACACGCTGGCCCATCACCTCAAGCAGGAGCGGCTCTACGTCAACTCAGAAAAGCAACTGATTCAGAGGCTCAATGCAGACGTCCTGAAGACAGCAGAGAAGCTGTACCGCACAGCGTGGATTTCCAAGCAGCAAAGGATTAACCTGGACAGACTGATCATTACAAG tgccGAAGCTTCTCCTGCCGAGTGTTGCCAGCATGCTAAAATCTTGGAGGACACGCAGTTTGTGGATGGATATAAGCAGTTGGGATTTCAGGAGACGGCTTACGGAGAATTCCTGAACAGGTTGAGAGAGAACCCAAGGCTTATTGCGTCCTGTCTGGTTGCCGGAGAGAAGCTCAACCAGGACAACACTCAGAGTGTCATTCACACGGTCTTCACCTCCATTTACGGCAACTGCATCATGCAGGAGGATGAGAGCTACCTCCTGCAGGTGCTCCGGTACCTGATTGAGTTTGAGCTCAAGGAGAGCGACAACCCGCGGCGGCTGCTCAGACGAGGCACCTGTGCCTTCAGCATCTTGTTCAAACTTTTCTCTGAAGGACTcttctctgcaaagcttttTCTTACTGCAACTTTGCATGAGCCGATCATGCAGCTCCTGGTTGAAGATGAAGACCACCTGGAAACCGATCCAAACAAGTTAATTGAGAGATTCTCTCCGGTTCAGCAGGAAAAGTTGTTTGGAGAGAAAGGCACAGAGAAGTTCAGGCAGAGAGTGCAGGAGATGGTTGACTCCAATGAGGCCAAGCTGGTGACCTTGGTGAACAAGTTCATCGGGTATCTCAAACAAAACACGTACTGTTTTCCGCACAGCTTGCGCTGGATCGTGTCTCAGATGTACAAAACGCTCTCGTgtgtggacaggctggaggtcGGGGAGGTCAGAGCCATGTGCACGGATCTTCTCCTCGCCTGTTTCATCTGCCCCGCGATTGTGAACCCAGAGCAGTACGGGATCATTTCTGATGCTCCTATAAATGAAGTGGCAAGATTTAACCTGATGCAG GTGGGGaggctcctgcagcagctggccaTGACGGGCTCCGAGGAGGGGGATCCCCGCACCAAGAGCAGCCTGGCCAAGTTCGACAAG agctgtgtgGCTGCGTTCCTGGATGTGGTTATCGACGGCCGGGCGGTTGAAACTCCCCCCATGTCTCCCGTGAACCCGCTGGAGGGGCTGAGCAGGACCGTGGTGTACGTGACGCACAGCCAGCTCACGGCCCTG GTTGGCTTTATGCGGAATGTAATGTCAAGTGATCAACTTAAGGAAGATCGGATGGCTTTGGAAAACTTGCTGGCAAACCTACCCCAGAACAAAccagggaaaagcagcagcctggAAATGACTCCGTATAATACCCCACAGCTTTCTCCTGCAACTACTCCGGCTAACAAGAAAAATCGATTACCAATAG CGACTCGCAGCAGAAGCAGATCGAACATTCAGATGGACCAGCACGGGGACCACGAGGGCTCCTCGCAGGAGCCCGTCCCGGCGGCTCAGGCGGAGGAGGTGCTGGTGATCTCCCTGGGGACGGCTCCGCAGGTCACTCCCGGCATGATGTCCGAAAACGAG GTCTTAAATATGCAGCTTGCAGATGGTGGGCAAGGAGATGTCCCTGTTGATGAAAACAAGCTCCATGGTAAACCTGATAAAACCTTGCGCTTTTCCCTCTGCAGTGATAATCTGGAAGGAATATCTGAAG GTCCTTCGAATCGCTCCAACTCGGTGTCGTCTCTGGATCTGGAGGGGGAGTCGGTGTCGGAGCTGGGCGCGGGCCCCTCGGGCAGCAACGGCGTGgaggccctgcagctgctggagcacgAGCAAG cCACGACTCAGGATAATCTCGATGACAAGCTCCGTAAGTTTGAAATCCGTGATATGATGGGATTGACTGATGACAGAGACATCTCGGAAACCGTCAGCGAAACTTGGAGTACGGATGTATTGGGAAGTGACTTCGATCCAAATATCGATGAAGATCGCTTGCAAGAAATAGCAG GTGCAGCTGCAGAGAACATGCTAGGCAGCTTGCTGTGTTTACCAGGTTCAGGATCCGTGTTGCTTGATCCCTGCACAGGTTCAACCATATCAGAAACCACAAGCGAGGCCTGGAGTGTGGAAGTATTGCCAAGCGACTCAG AGGCTCCAGACTTAAAACAGGAGgagaggctgcaggagctggagagctgctcggggctgggCAGCACGTCTGACGACACGGACGTGCGGGAGGTCAGTTCTCGGCCCAGCACGCCGGGCCTCAGCGTCGTATCAG GTATTAGTGCAACGTCTGAAGATATTCCTAATAAGATTGAGGATCTCAGGTCCGAATGCAGCTCTGACTTTGGGGGAAAAGATTCTGTGACAAGTCCTGACATGGATGAAACAGCCCATG gaGCCAGTCAGTTGACGTCTCCTCCTTCTCAGACAGATTCTTTGCTTGCGCTGTTTGACCCTCTGTCCTCAAATGAGG GTGTATCAGCCGTAGTAAGGCCTAAAGTGCACTATGCAAGACCCTCTCACCCCCCACCGGATCCACCCATCCTGGAAGGAGCGATGGGAGGTAACGAGGCCCGATTACCAAACTTTGGGTCTCACACTTTAATTCCGACCGATTTAGAAGCGTTCAAGCAGAGGCATTCTTACCCAGAAAGGCTGGTCCGCAGCAGGAGTTCAGATATAGTGTCCTCAGTTCGGAGGCCCATGAGTGACCCCGGCTGGAACAGACGTCCTGGCAACGAGGAGAGGGAGCTGCCGATGCCGAGCGCCGGGGCTGCTGCTCTGGCGGCTGCGTCTCAGTCCTCGTCTTCCTCTCCCAGCAAGGACTCCTCCAGGGGAGAG ATTGAAGATCGAAAAGACAGTGACGATGAGAAGTCTGACAGGAACAAACCCTGGTGGAGGAAACGTTTTGTGTCTGCCATGCCCAAAG CTCCTATtccatttagaaagaaagaaaaacaagaaaaagacaaagatgaCATGGTGCCTGACAGGTACCCAGCGCTTCAAG ATGATCCCAGCCCGAGGGTCAGTGCCCAGGCACAAGCCGCGGAGGACATTCTGGACAAATACAGGAACGCAATTAAGAGAACCAGTCCTAGTGAAGGAGCTATAGCAAACTACGACAGTGCGG AGGCTCTCGGGGACGGTGAGAGCATGCACGACTCTCCACGCGACGAGGCTTTGCAGAACATGTCTGCAGATGATCTTCCAGACTCTGCAAGTCAAGTAGCGCAGCCACAGAGCTCCGCTTTCTCCTATAG gGATGCGAAGAAGAAATTGAGATTGGCGCTTTGTTCAGCAGATTCTGTTGCCTTCCCAATGCTGACACATTCAACAAGGAACGGTCTGCCAGACCACACAGACCCTGAAG ATAATGAAATCGTGTGCTTCTTGAAAGTTCAGCTGGCTGAAGCCATCAACCTCCAAGACAAGAACCTGATGGCCCAGCTGCAGGAGACCATGCGATGTGTGAGCCGCTTCGATAACAGGACCTGTCGAAAGCTGCTGGCATCGATTGCGGAGGACTATAG GAAAAGAGCTCCATATATCGCTTATTTGACTCGATGTCGCCAAGGCCTGCAAACAACACAAGCGCACTTGGAAAGGCTGTTGCAAAGAGTTCTGCGAGATAAAGAAGTGGCCAACAGATACTTCACTACAGTGTGTGtgaggctgctgctggagagcaaagaaaagaaaataagggagTTTATTCAAG ATTTCCAGAAACTCACAGCAGCAGATGATAAAACAGCCCAAGTTGAGGATTTTCTTCAGTTCCTCTATGGGGCTATGGCTCAGGACGCCATATGGCAGAATGCCAGTGAGGAGCAGCTTCAGGATGCACAATTAGCGATAGAACGCAGCGTGATGAATCGGATTTTCAAACTTGCATTCTACCCTAATCAGGATGGAGATATTTTGCGTGACCA GGTCCTCCACGAGCACATACAGAGGTTATCTAAAGTGGTGACCGCAAACCACAAAGCGCTGCAGATACCCGAG GTGTATCTCCGGGAGGCACCGTGGCCATCTGCACAGTCTGAAATCCGCACAATAAGCGCTTATAAAACCCCCCGAGACAAAGTACAGTGTATCCTGCGAATGTGTTCAACCATCATGAACCTGCTTAGTCTGGCAAATGAAGATTCAGTACCTGGGGCAGATGATTTTGTTCCCGTTCTGGTCTTTGTCCTCATAAAG GCCAATCCACCTTGCTTGCTGTCCACTGTTCAGTACATCAGTAGTTTCTATGCCAACTGTTTGTCTGGAGAAGAATCGTACTGGTGGATGCAGTTCACGGCAGCCGTTGAATTCATTAAAACTATTGACGATCGCAAGTAG
- the GAPVD1 gene encoding GTPase-activating protein and VPS9 domain-containing protein 1 isoform X3: MVKLDIHTLAHHLKQERLYVNSEKQLIQRLNADVLKTAEKLYRTAWISKQQRINLDRLIITSAEASPAECCQHAKILEDTQFVDGYKQLGFQETAYGEFLNRLRENPRLIASCLVAGEKLNQDNTQSVIHTVFTSIYGNCIMQEDESYLLQVLRYLIEFELKESDNPRRLLRRGTCAFSILFKLFSEGLFSAKLFLTATLHEPIMQLLVEDEDHLETDPNKLIERFSPVQQEKLFGEKGTEKFRQRVQEMVDSNEAKLVTLVNKFIGYLKQNTYCFPHSLRWIVSQMYKTLSCVDRLEVGEVRAMCTDLLLACFICPAIVNPEQYGIISDAPINEVARFNLMQVGRLLQQLAMTGSEEGDPRTKSSLAKFDKSCVAAFLDVVIDGRAVETPPMSPVNPLEGLSRTVVYVTHSQLTALVGFMRNVMSSDQLKEDRMALENLLANLPQNKPGKSSSLEMTPYNTPQLSPATTPANKKNRLPIGQQLAAITAWDTSAANLSAHITLVTPFATRSRSRSNIQMDQHGDHEGSSQEPVPAAQAEEVLVISLGTAPQVTPGMMSENEVLNMQLADGGQGDVPVDENKLHGKPDKTLRFSLCSDNLEGISEGPSNRSNSVSSLDLEGESVSELGAGPSGSNGVEALQLLEHEQATTQDNLDDKLRKFEIRDMMGLTDDRDISETVSETWSTDVLGSDFDPNIDEDRLQEIAGAAAENMLGSLLCLPGSGSVLLDPCTGSTISETTSEAWSVEVLPSDSEAPDLKQEERLQELESCSGLGSTSDDTDVREVSSRPSTPGLSVVSGISATSEDIPNKIEDLRSECSSDFGGKDSVTSPDMDETAHGASQLTSPPSQTDSLLALFDPLSSNEGVSAVVRPKVHYARPSHPPPDPPILEGAMGGNEARLPNFGSHTLIPTDLEAFKQRHSYPERLVRSRSSDIVSSVRRPMSDPGWNRRPGNEERELPMPSAGAAALAAASQSSSSSPSKDSSRGEIEDRKDSDDEKSDRNKPWWRKRFVSAMPKAPIPFRKKEKQEKDKDDMVPDRYPALQDDPSPRVSAQAQAAEDILDKYRNAIKRTSPSEGAIANYDSAEALGDGESMHDSPRDEALQNMSADDLPDSASQVAQPQSSAFSYRDAKKKLRLALCSADSVAFPMLTHSTRNGLPDHTDPEDNEIVCFLKVQLAEAINLQDKNLMAQLQETMRCVSRFDNRTCRKLLASIAEDYRKRAPYIAYLTRCRQGLQTTQAHLERLLQRVLRDKEVANRYFTTVCVRLLLESKEKKIREFIQDFQKLTAADDKTAQVEDFLQFLYGAMAQDAIWQNASEEQLQDAQLAIERSVMNRIFKLAFYPNQDGDILRDQVLHEHIQRLSKVVTANHKALQIPEVYLREAPWPSAQSEIRTISAYKTPRDKVQCILRMCSTIMNLLSLANEDSVPGADDFVPVLVFVLIKANPPCLLSTVQYISSFYANCLSGEESYWWMQFTAAVEFIKTIDDRK; this comes from the exons ATGGTGAAGCTGGACATCCACACGCTGGCCCATCACCTCAAGCAGGAGCGGCTCTACGTCAACTCAGAAAAGCAACTGATTCAGAGGCTCAATGCAGACGTCCTGAAGACAGCAGAGAAGCTGTACCGCACAGCGTGGATTTCCAAGCAGCAAAGGATTAACCTGGACAGACTGATCATTACAAG tgccGAAGCTTCTCCTGCCGAGTGTTGCCAGCATGCTAAAATCTTGGAGGACACGCAGTTTGTGGATGGATATAAGCAGTTGGGATTTCAGGAGACGGCTTACGGAGAATTCCTGAACAGGTTGAGAGAGAACCCAAGGCTTATTGCGTCCTGTCTGGTTGCCGGAGAGAAGCTCAACCAGGACAACACTCAGAGTGTCATTCACACGGTCTTCACCTCCATTTACGGCAACTGCATCATGCAGGAGGATGAGAGCTACCTCCTGCAGGTGCTCCGGTACCTGATTGAGTTTGAGCTCAAGGAGAGCGACAACCCGCGGCGGCTGCTCAGACGAGGCACCTGTGCCTTCAGCATCTTGTTCAAACTTTTCTCTGAAGGACTcttctctgcaaagcttttTCTTACTGCAACTTTGCATGAGCCGATCATGCAGCTCCTGGTTGAAGATGAAGACCACCTGGAAACCGATCCAAACAAGTTAATTGAGAGATTCTCTCCGGTTCAGCAGGAAAAGTTGTTTGGAGAGAAAGGCACAGAGAAGTTCAGGCAGAGAGTGCAGGAGATGGTTGACTCCAATGAGGCCAAGCTGGTGACCTTGGTGAACAAGTTCATCGGGTATCTCAAACAAAACACGTACTGTTTTCCGCACAGCTTGCGCTGGATCGTGTCTCAGATGTACAAAACGCTCTCGTgtgtggacaggctggaggtcGGGGAGGTCAGAGCCATGTGCACGGATCTTCTCCTCGCCTGTTTCATCTGCCCCGCGATTGTGAACCCAGAGCAGTACGGGATCATTTCTGATGCTCCTATAAATGAAGTGGCAAGATTTAACCTGATGCAG GTGGGGaggctcctgcagcagctggccaTGACGGGCTCCGAGGAGGGGGATCCCCGCACCAAGAGCAGCCTGGCCAAGTTCGACAAG agctgtgtgGCTGCGTTCCTGGATGTGGTTATCGACGGCCGGGCGGTTGAAACTCCCCCCATGTCTCCCGTGAACCCGCTGGAGGGGCTGAGCAGGACCGTGGTGTACGTGACGCACAGCCAGCTCACGGCCCTG GTTGGCTTTATGCGGAATGTAATGTCAAGTGATCAACTTAAGGAAGATCGGATGGCTTTGGAAAACTTGCTGGCAAACCTACCCCAGAACAAAccagggaaaagcagcagcctggAAATGACTCCGTATAATACCCCACAGCTTTCTCCTGCAACTACTCCGGCTAACAAGAAAAATCGATTACCAATAG GACAGCAGTTGGCAGCCATTACTGCCTGGGACACTTCTGCTGCCAATCTTTCAGCTCATATAACTCTAGTAACCCCGTTTG CGACTCGCAGCAGAAGCAGATCGAACATTCAGATGGACCAGCACGGGGACCACGAGGGCTCCTCGCAGGAGCCCGTCCCGGCGGCTCAGGCGGAGGAGGTGCTGGTGATCTCCCTGGGGACGGCTCCGCAGGTCACTCCCGGCATGATGTCCGAAAACGAG GTCTTAAATATGCAGCTTGCAGATGGTGGGCAAGGAGATGTCCCTGTTGATGAAAACAAGCTCCATGGTAAACCTGATAAAACCTTGCGCTTTTCCCTCTGCAGTGATAATCTGGAAGGAATATCTGAAG GTCCTTCGAATCGCTCCAACTCGGTGTCGTCTCTGGATCTGGAGGGGGAGTCGGTGTCGGAGCTGGGCGCGGGCCCCTCGGGCAGCAACGGCGTGgaggccctgcagctgctggagcacgAGCAAG cCACGACTCAGGATAATCTCGATGACAAGCTCCGTAAGTTTGAAATCCGTGATATGATGGGATTGACTGATGACAGAGACATCTCGGAAACCGTCAGCGAAACTTGGAGTACGGATGTATTGGGAAGTGACTTCGATCCAAATATCGATGAAGATCGCTTGCAAGAAATAGCAG GTGCAGCTGCAGAGAACATGCTAGGCAGCTTGCTGTGTTTACCAGGTTCAGGATCCGTGTTGCTTGATCCCTGCACAGGTTCAACCATATCAGAAACCACAAGCGAGGCCTGGAGTGTGGAAGTATTGCCAAGCGACTCAG AGGCTCCAGACTTAAAACAGGAGgagaggctgcaggagctggagagctgctcggggctgggCAGCACGTCTGACGACACGGACGTGCGGGAGGTCAGTTCTCGGCCCAGCACGCCGGGCCTCAGCGTCGTATCAG GTATTAGTGCAACGTCTGAAGATATTCCTAATAAGATTGAGGATCTCAGGTCCGAATGCAGCTCTGACTTTGGGGGAAAAGATTCTGTGACAAGTCCTGACATGGATGAAACAGCCCATG gaGCCAGTCAGTTGACGTCTCCTCCTTCTCAGACAGATTCTTTGCTTGCGCTGTTTGACCCTCTGTCCTCAAATGAGG GTGTATCAGCCGTAGTAAGGCCTAAAGTGCACTATGCAAGACCCTCTCACCCCCCACCGGATCCACCCATCCTGGAAGGAGCGATGGGAGGTAACGAGGCCCGATTACCAAACTTTGGGTCTCACACTTTAATTCCGACCGATTTAGAAGCGTTCAAGCAGAGGCATTCTTACCCAGAAAGGCTGGTCCGCAGCAGGAGTTCAGATATAGTGTCCTCAGTTCGGAGGCCCATGAGTGACCCCGGCTGGAACAGACGTCCTGGCAACGAGGAGAGGGAGCTGCCGATGCCGAGCGCCGGGGCTGCTGCTCTGGCGGCTGCGTCTCAGTCCTCGTCTTCCTCTCCCAGCAAGGACTCCTCCAGGGGAGAG ATTGAAGATCGAAAAGACAGTGACGATGAGAAGTCTGACAGGAACAAACCCTGGTGGAGGAAACGTTTTGTGTCTGCCATGCCCAAAG CTCCTATtccatttagaaagaaagaaaaacaagaaaaagacaaagatgaCATGGTGCCTGACAGGTACCCAGCGCTTCAAG ATGATCCCAGCCCGAGGGTCAGTGCCCAGGCACAAGCCGCGGAGGACATTCTGGACAAATACAGGAACGCAATTAAGAGAACCAGTCCTAGTGAAGGAGCTATAGCAAACTACGACAGTGCGG AGGCTCTCGGGGACGGTGAGAGCATGCACGACTCTCCACGCGACGAGGCTTTGCAGAACATGTCTGCAGATGATCTTCCAGACTCTGCAAGTCAAGTAGCGCAGCCACAGAGCTCCGCTTTCTCCTATAG gGATGCGAAGAAGAAATTGAGATTGGCGCTTTGTTCAGCAGATTCTGTTGCCTTCCCAATGCTGACACATTCAACAAGGAACGGTCTGCCAGACCACACAGACCCTGAAG ATAATGAAATCGTGTGCTTCTTGAAAGTTCAGCTGGCTGAAGCCATCAACCTCCAAGACAAGAACCTGATGGCCCAGCTGCAGGAGACCATGCGATGTGTGAGCCGCTTCGATAACAGGACCTGTCGAAAGCTGCTGGCATCGATTGCGGAGGACTATAG GAAAAGAGCTCCATATATCGCTTATTTGACTCGATGTCGCCAAGGCCTGCAAACAACACAAGCGCACTTGGAAAGGCTGTTGCAAAGAGTTCTGCGAGATAAAGAAGTGGCCAACAGATACTTCACTACAGTGTGTGtgaggctgctgctggagagcaaagaaaagaaaataagggagTTTATTCAAG ATTTCCAGAAACTCACAGCAGCAGATGATAAAACAGCCCAAGTTGAGGATTTTCTTCAGTTCCTCTATGGGGCTATGGCTCAGGACGCCATATGGCAGAATGCCAGTGAGGAGCAGCTTCAGGATGCACAATTAGCGATAGAACGCAGCGTGATGAATCGGATTTTCAAACTTGCATTCTACCCTAATCAGGATGGAGATATTTTGCGTGACCA GGTCCTCCACGAGCACATACAGAGGTTATCTAAAGTGGTGACCGCAAACCACAAAGCGCTGCAGATACCCGAG GTGTATCTCCGGGAGGCACCGTGGCCATCTGCACAGTCTGAAATCCGCACAATAAGCGCTTATAAAACCCCCCGAGACAAAGTACAGTGTATCCTGCGAATGTGTTCAACCATCATGAACCTGCTTAGTCTGGCAAATGAAGATTCAGTACCTGGGGCAGATGATTTTGTTCCCGTTCTGGTCTTTGTCCTCATAAAG GCCAATCCACCTTGCTTGCTGTCCACTGTTCAGTACATCAGTAGTTTCTATGCCAACTGTTTGTCTGGAGAAGAATCGTACTGGTGGATGCAGTTCACGGCAGCCGTTGAATTCATTAAAACTATTGACGATCGCAAGTAG